A single genomic interval of Desulfovibrio sp. JC022 harbors:
- a CDS encoding glycosyltransferase, which yields MNRTLLVIIADRLSHIIEKGELIDRYYNPGGVFSDVHILMTNDDKPDKEILQRTVGNARLTLHNLPSGMGLLAKTLWRPFLLRRWAEQAVDLTKGIKPDLIRCYGNFLNGYVGARIKEELGIPFFVSLHTQPDQTRANQDVDFRTKVFYALSKAVEKYTLHTADRVSCVYGSILDYARNKGASDPFVAYNVINPGKTEPKENYSYSGTLKLLYVGRVIPAKNPENIIRALQYVDAQLTVVGSGSKELELAELVSELKLNEKVRFIPAMPNDRLCRTMHEYDLFVGHSQYSEFPKTVLEASLCGLPILFNSRRGTPVPEFENHIAKMVEDSPSGYRAGIEFFLDMKNREDYGYRAAEFADKHWNPAQAEKIFADIHRELANR from the coding sequence ATGAATAGAACTCTCCTAGTCATCATAGCAGATCGCCTTTCTCATATTATTGAGAAAGGCGAACTGATTGACCGCTATTATAATCCCGGCGGGGTCTTCAGTGATGTCCATATCCTGATGACTAACGATGATAAGCCTGACAAGGAAATTTTGCAGCGGACAGTAGGCAATGCAAGGTTGACTTTGCACAATCTTCCTTCCGGCATGGGCCTTCTTGCAAAAACGCTTTGGCGGCCTTTTTTACTGCGGAGATGGGCAGAGCAAGCCGTTGATCTCACCAAAGGTATTAAACCGGACCTGATTCGCTGCTATGGCAATTTTCTTAACGGGTATGTTGGAGCAAGAATTAAAGAAGAGCTGGGCATCCCTTTTTTCGTATCCCTGCACACCCAGCCTGACCAGACCCGGGCAAATCAGGATGTGGATTTCAGAACCAAAGTTTTTTACGCACTTTCTAAAGCTGTTGAAAAGTACACCCTACATACCGCCGACAGAGTTAGCTGTGTTTATGGCTCCATTCTCGACTATGCACGGAACAAAGGGGCCTCTGATCCATTTGTTGCATATAATGTAATCAATCCGGGAAAAACTGAACCTAAAGAAAATTATTCATATTCAGGCACTCTGAAACTTCTTTATGTAGGCAGAGTTATTCCAGCCAAAAATCCTGAAAATATCATCCGTGCCCTTCAGTATGTTGATGCGCAGCTGACAGTTGTGGGGAGCGGTTCCAAAGAACTGGAACTGGCGGAACTGGTTAGCGAACTCAAGCTGAATGAAAAAGTAAGGTTCATACCGGCTATGCCTAATGACAGACTTTGCCGGACCATGCATGAATACGATTTGTTTGTCGGACACTCCCAGTACAGTGAATTCCCTAAGACGGTGCTGGAAGCCTCTCTGTGCGGATTGCCGATTCTCTTTAATTCGCGTAGGGGAACGCCTGTCCCTGAATTTGAAAATCACATCGCCAAGATGGTAGAAGATTCGCCTTCAGGTTACCGTGCTGGGATTGAATTTTTCTTAGACATGAAAAACCGTGAAGATTATGGATACAGGGCTGCTGAATTTGCGGATAAGCACTGGAATCCTGCACAGGCGGAAAAAATATTCGCAGACATCCATAGGGAGCTGGCAAACAGATGA
- a CDS encoding aldo/keto reductase codes for MSKIDMSRLVLGTAQLGMSYGIANKTGQPSRELAENIVAISWESGGREFDTAQIYGNSETLLGEILKQLDQSGEAKIISKPDPKINLLQPGNMEKSVRSSLTNLNLDKFYGYMIHKEEFLPEWNKGVGVETEEIRTKGLVDKIGISVYSPANARLAIETDGVDLIQVPSSILDHRFEKEGIFDLACKKGKVIYVRSVFLQGLIFMNAEELPEHLKFAAPYIQKVSQIAQEAEISVQELALSYAAKAYPKAKILVGAELPEQMEENIKSFTQDCPGSLMHKIRSTFDSVPEKLVNPVLWT; via the coding sequence ATGTCAAAAATAGATATGTCACGCCTTGTGCTTGGCACAGCCCAGCTCGGAATGAGTTACGGTATTGCCAACAAAACCGGACAGCCAAGCCGGGAGCTGGCTGAAAATATTGTCGCCATCTCATGGGAGAGTGGTGGACGCGAGTTTGATACAGCACAGATCTACGGCAATAGCGAAACGCTACTCGGTGAAATTCTAAAACAGCTGGACCAATCCGGGGAAGCAAAAATCATCAGTAAGCCGGACCCGAAAATAAATCTGTTGCAGCCAGGCAATATGGAAAAGAGTGTCCGTAGCTCCCTTACCAACCTGAATCTCGACAAATTTTACGGCTACATGATCCATAAAGAGGAATTTCTCCCTGAATGGAACAAAGGTGTCGGGGTGGAGACCGAAGAAATTCGCACTAAGGGACTGGTCGATAAAATCGGTATTTCAGTTTACTCCCCGGCCAATGCTCGGCTGGCTATCGAGACAGACGGAGTGGATCTGATTCAAGTCCCTTCTAGTATTCTTGACCATCGCTTTGAAAAAGAAGGTATTTTCGACCTTGCCTGCAAGAAAGGAAAAGTTATCTACGTACGTTCAGTTTTCCTTCAGGGACTGATTTTCATGAATGCCGAAGAACTCCCTGAGCACTTAAAGTTTGCCGCTCCCTATATTCAAAAAGTTTCGCAAATAGCTCAGGAAGCCGAAATTTCAGTGCAAGAGCTGGCCTTAAGTTACGCAGCAAAAGCTTATCCAAAAGCAAAAATTTTAGTTGGAGCGGAACTGCCGGAGCAAATGGAAGAAAATATTAAATCCTTCACTCAGGATTGCCCAGGCTCCCTGATGCACAAAATTCGTTCAACCTTTGACTCTGTCCCGGAAAAACTGGTCAACCCGGTTTTATGGACCTAA
- a CDS encoding glycosyltransferase family 4 protein, producing the protein MKKSILFITYDFPPILSPESIQVQRRALTLARNGHRVHVLSCCEDPDFEFLDQKLCRDHENLTIHRVNQLPGEKWLHYLCGGLEITDRKFWWKFPAAHAAIKLIKEFQIDALYTHSTPLVNHLAGLAVKETDRNLHWTAHFSDPWTLNPYLSYRTGLQRKINKMYEKTVISRADTITVTSDKTKDLFVKGLNAGQGKIKVLPHVFDPDLYTRRKTEPQKKIIAHTGNIYGLRSAGQLIEAVHKVQPENLEFHFYGRMKEEERLLAEKKCPELIKFFDPVPYLDSIEVLSESDILLVIDAPLKDSPFFPSKLADYIGAGKPVVALSPLSSTTTQIVRDIQKELLVADSADVPSIAALVRRLDSTELAELREDGKDFYNMNNSYENIREALFNE; encoded by the coding sequence ATGAAAAAATCCATTCTCTTCATAACATATGATTTTCCGCCAATTCTTTCACCGGAATCAATTCAGGTGCAGCGGCGCGCTTTGACTCTTGCCCGTAACGGCCACCGGGTCCATGTGCTGAGCTGTTGCGAAGACCCGGATTTTGAATTTTTGGACCAGAAGCTCTGCCGCGATCACGAGAATCTGACCATTCACCGCGTTAATCAATTACCCGGTGAAAAATGGCTGCATTACCTCTGCGGCGGACTGGAAATTACCGACCGTAAATTCTGGTGGAAGTTTCCCGCTGCTCACGCGGCAATCAAGCTGATCAAAGAATTTCAGATCGATGCCCTTTACACCCACTCCACCCCGCTGGTGAACCATCTGGCAGGGCTGGCAGTAAAGGAAACCGACCGCAACCTGCATTGGACCGCTCATTTTTCCGATCCCTGGACCCTGAATCCGTACCTATCTTACCGCACAGGACTCCAGCGCAAGATCAACAAGATGTATGAGAAAACAGTGATTTCCAGGGCTGATACCATCACTGTAACCTCAGATAAAACAAAAGATCTTTTCGTCAAAGGTTTGAATGCGGGTCAGGGTAAAATTAAAGTCCTGCCTCATGTATTTGATCCGGATCTTTATACCCGCAGAAAGACTGAGCCGCAGAAAAAAATCATTGCCCATACCGGCAATATTTACGGATTGCGCTCTGCCGGACAGCTCATTGAAGCTGTTCATAAAGTTCAGCCTGAAAATCTCGAATTTCATTTTTACGGACGCATGAAGGAAGAAGAACGGCTGTTGGCAGAAAAGAAATGCCCGGAGCTGATCAAATTTTTTGATCCTGTTCCCTATCTGGACTCAATTGAAGTTCTCTCAGAATCGGACATCCTGCTGGTAATTGATGCCCCGCTTAAAGATTCTCCTTTCTTTCCTTCCAAGCTCGCCGACTACATCGGTGCGGGCAAACCCGTGGTGGCCTTGAGTCCGCTCTCTTCCACCACCACTCAGATTGTACGGGACATTCAGAAAGAACTTCTGGTGGCCGACAGTGCCGATGTTCCTTCCATCGCCGCCCTTGTGCGCAGGCTTGACTCAACAGAACTGGCAGAACTACGCGAAGATGGAAAAGACTTTTACAACATGAACAACAGTTACGAAAACATTCGTGAGGCTCTTTTCAATGAATAA
- a CDS encoding NAD-dependent epimerase/dehydratase family protein gives MNNAKVLVTGGAGAIGLNLIERLLKAGAGSVMVLDDLSSGYKNYLPEDERITFIKADIGQIDTYRQQMGAFKPNYVFHLAAHFANQNSVDHPFKDVQANIIGTMNLLEISKENKELKKFVYTSSSCVYGNAAMMNEKDYIYPHETPYAINKYTAELYVKYYASMFQIPSVSIRVFNTYGPYEPHGAYRNVIPNFIVRAIKGEPLFITGDGTETRDFTFVGNTAQLLTLAALSDVADGDIFNGGTGKPTKIVDLAKMIIEFTGSSSEIVFKERRNWDAVKDRLSDISKSWKVLGYEPEVPLEEGLKKTVDWYVNDYEIED, from the coding sequence ATGAATAATGCCAAAGTGCTTGTAACCGGCGGCGCGGGTGCCATCGGACTGAATTTAATAGAAAGGCTGCTCAAGGCAGGCGCAGGGTCGGTAATGGTACTGGATGATCTCTCATCTGGATACAAGAACTACCTTCCCGAAGATGAACGCATTACCTTCATCAAAGCCGACATAGGACAAATCGATACATATCGTCAGCAAATGGGAGCATTCAAGCCGAACTATGTTTTCCATCTGGCTGCCCATTTTGCCAACCAGAATTCAGTAGACCATCCCTTCAAGGATGTTCAGGCCAATATTATCGGCACCATGAATTTACTGGAAATTAGCAAAGAAAACAAAGAGCTGAAGAAATTCGTCTATACCTCTTCCTCATGTGTTTACGGCAATGCCGCCATGATGAATGAGAAAGACTACATTTACCCGCACGAAACTCCGTATGCGATCAATAAATATACTGCGGAACTGTACGTGAAGTATTATGCTTCCATGTTCCAAATTCCCTCTGTATCCATCCGGGTTTTCAACACTTACGGTCCCTATGAACCGCACGGCGCATACCGCAATGTGATCCCCAATTTCATTGTCCGGGCCATCAAAGGTGAACCGCTTTTTATCACCGGAGACGGCACTGAAACCCGTGATTTCACCTTCGTAGGCAACACCGCACAACTGCTGACCCTTGCTGCGCTCTCCGATGTTGCAGACGGTGACATTTTCAACGGCGGAACCGGCAAGCCGACCAAAATTGTTGATCTGGCCAAAATGATCATCGAATTCACCGGATCATCTTCCGAAATAGTCTTCAAGGAAAGACGCAATTGGGACGCTGTCAAAGACCGCCTTTCCGACATTTCCAAATCTTGGAAGGTACTTGGCTACGAACCGGAAGTGCCTCTTGAGGAAGGTCTGAAAAAGACAGTGGACTGGTATGTTAATGACTATGAGATTGAAGACTAA
- a CDS encoding NTP transferase domain-containing protein, whose translation MKITAIIQARMTSTRLPGKILMQVAGKPLLQIMIERVLKAKHIDSVVLATTTNKEDDPTAKLGRELGVAVFRGDENDVLKRYYGAASEHECKHVMRLTGDCPVIDPDMLDTLADFYFQDGYDYASNCLQASLPDGLDAEIISMQALTEAYEKAKLPSQREHVTLYIKDNPDDFKMGSWTNNADYSHMRWTVDDPEDFTFIKKVIEELLPVNPDFRMQDIIDLVERTPELQHINAHINRDEGLAKSLAEEAELRTGAGHEN comes from the coding sequence ATGAAGATAACAGCAATTATTCAGGCCAGAATGACCTCGACCCGGCTCCCGGGAAAAATCCTGATGCAGGTGGCGGGAAAACCACTCCTGCAAATCATGATTGAAAGGGTCCTTAAGGCTAAACATATCGACTCAGTGGTTCTGGCGACCACAACGAACAAGGAAGACGACCCTACTGCAAAGCTGGGCCGCGAACTCGGTGTTGCTGTCTTCAGAGGTGACGAAAACGATGTCCTCAAACGCTACTACGGAGCTGCCTCTGAACATGAGTGTAAGCACGTTATGCGTTTAACAGGGGATTGCCCTGTAATCGATCCTGACATGCTTGATACTCTTGCAGACTTCTACTTTCAGGACGGATACGATTATGCATCCAATTGTTTGCAAGCAAGCCTTCCCGACGGCCTTGATGCGGAAATAATCAGCATGCAGGCTCTGACCGAGGCATATGAAAAAGCAAAGCTGCCCTCACAAAGAGAACATGTAACCCTGTACATCAAGGACAATCCTGATGATTTCAAAATGGGATCATGGACTAACAACGCAGATTATTCACACATGCGCTGGACCGTGGATGACCCGGAAGATTTCACATTCATCAAAAAGGTGATTGAAGAACTGCTGCCCGTAAATCCGGATTTCAGGATGCAAGATATTATTGATCTTGTTGAACGGACCCCGGAATTGCAGCACATAAACGCACACATCAATCGGGAC
- a CDS encoding aminotransferase class III-fold pyridoxal phosphate-dependent enzyme: MKNFNLSLQAQEKAKERIPGMTQLLSKRPDMFSQGVWPAYYSKASGSQVWDLDGNQYTDMSISAIGACVLGYNDPDVDGAVIKAIQNGVASSLNCYEEIQLAELLCEIHPWADMVRYARTGGEAMAVAVRIARASTGRDKIAFCGYHGWHDWYLAANLKTDNALEGHLIPGLEPAGVPSQLSGTALPFGYNKPEELEKILAQNKGEIAAVVMEPIRNIHPEDGFLNKVKELAKEAGAVFVFDEISAGFRICPGGSHLILGCEPDMAVFSKAIGNGYPMSAIIGKKSVMEAAQKTFISSTNWTERVGPAAALATIQKFIKNNVHEHLVDLGTRIQTGWQNAAEKTGLKVHCGGIPPLSHFNFEEEDPLSLKALHIQQMRDEGFLASNIYYSMFAHTFEEVDKYLEATTRSFETIAEAMEKGDVHERMEGRKSGTGFKRIT, encoded by the coding sequence ATGAAGAATTTTAATTTATCACTACAAGCTCAAGAAAAAGCCAAAGAAAGAATTCCCGGAATGACCCAGCTGCTTTCCAAACGGCCTGATATGTTCTCACAGGGGGTCTGGCCCGCGTATTACAGCAAGGCCTCCGGATCTCAAGTCTGGGACCTCGATGGCAACCAGTATACAGACATGAGCATTTCTGCCATCGGAGCCTGCGTGCTGGGCTACAACGACCCGGATGTTGACGGCGCGGTTATTAAGGCCATTCAAAACGGGGTTGCCTCATCGCTAAACTGCTATGAAGAAATCCAATTAGCGGAACTGCTTTGCGAAATCCACCCTTGGGCGGATATGGTCCGGTATGCCCGCACAGGCGGAGAAGCCATGGCTGTTGCTGTCAGAATCGCAAGGGCCAGCACCGGACGTGATAAAATCGCTTTCTGCGGCTACCACGGATGGCATGATTGGTACCTTGCAGCCAACCTGAAAACAGACAACGCCCTTGAAGGGCACCTCATACCGGGTCTTGAACCTGCCGGAGTTCCCAGCCAGCTTTCCGGAACAGCACTACCCTTCGGATACAATAAACCAGAAGAACTGGAAAAAATTCTCGCTCAGAACAAAGGAGAAATAGCGGCCGTGGTCATGGAACCAATCAGGAACATCCATCCTGAAGATGGTTTCTTGAACAAAGTTAAAGAACTGGCCAAAGAAGCCGGGGCTGTTTTTGTTTTTGATGAGATTTCTGCGGGATTCAGGATATGTCCCGGCGGCAGCCACCTCATTCTCGGCTGCGAACCGGATATGGCTGTTTTTTCAAAAGCCATAGGCAACGGATATCCCATGTCTGCTATTATCGGAAAAAAATCAGTCATGGAAGCTGCCCAGAAAACTTTCATCAGCAGCACCAACTGGACAGAGAGAGTCGGTCCCGCCGCCGCGCTGGCAACAATACAGAAATTCATCAAGAACAATGTACATGAGCATCTCGTAGACCTGGGAACCAGAATCCAGACCGGATGGCAGAACGCCGCAGAGAAGACTGGCCTGAAAGTCCATTGCGGAGGAATTCCCCCGCTCAGCCACTTTAACTTCGAAGAGGAAGACCCTCTCTCCCTCAAGGCACTGCACATCCAGCAGATGCGCGACGAAGGGTTCCTCGCTTCAAATATTTACTACTCCATGTTCGCCCATACTTTTGAAGAAGTGGACAAGTACCTTGAAGCGACCACCCGCAGCTTTGAAACCATCGCTGAAGCGATGGAAAAGGGTGATGTTCACGAACGTATGGAAGGACGCAAATCCGGCACTGGCTTTAAAAGGATCACCTAG
- a CDS encoding ABC transporter ATP-binding protein, translated as MIKKIKGLLNTAQKRSIFGLVVLSILISGIETVGISAILPFISVASDFSLVTDNKYYHYAYTLFGFSDVQSFVVTFGFVLIAFYVSRGIFNLCYMYFIQRYSQGVFISLATKIFSNYVHIKYQDMTTRNSSDLSKKLITETNNAAMFFYSLLLLISELFVSSFLYTALLAVNWKVTFALTGLLGLMILLLVKIISRLIKKEGLKRNHFQEIYYRTISETLSNLKFIKLMAGEETAVKALHKSGQGYVNAMVMNNTYNTVPRLSLESIGFSLLIAALIYALMHGQNVATIIPVVSLFALAMYRMLPSVNRILSSYNNMLYYTKSIELLHDDLNIATHKLGSDPLEFNEQINIRKMSFGYTDDLVLKNINMNIKKGEKIALIGESGAGKSTLADIIIGMYTSFSGNIDVDDNGLTETNMLSWRKKIGYIPQSIYLFDSTVAENVTFGRDHNEQQIKEALDKAELSPFLEQNEGINTPVGEDGSQLSGGQKQRIAIARAIYGNPDLLVLDEATSALDSQTEKRIMDHIFKVSKGKTLIIIAHRLSTIEQCDKVYKIEDKGIRLIEDKNTLKG; from the coding sequence ATGATCAAAAAGATCAAAGGACTCTTAAATACAGCTCAGAAAAGAAGCATTTTCGGACTGGTTGTGCTGTCCATCCTTATCTCAGGAATTGAGACTGTAGGCATTTCAGCCATTCTGCCTTTTATTTCCGTTGCCAGCGACTTTTCGTTGGTGACAGACAATAAATACTATCATTACGCCTACACTCTTTTCGGATTCAGCGATGTACAATCCTTTGTCGTCACTTTCGGATTCGTGCTCATCGCTTTCTATGTTTCAAGAGGAATTTTCAACCTCTGTTACATGTACTTTATCCAGCGATATTCACAGGGCGTATTTATCTCTCTGGCTACGAAAATATTTTCCAACTACGTTCATATCAAATATCAGGATATGACCACCAGAAACAGTTCAGACCTCTCAAAAAAACTGATTACAGAAACCAACAATGCAGCCATGTTCTTTTATTCACTGCTGCTGCTGATCTCTGAACTTTTTGTTTCATCTTTTCTATATACCGCCCTGCTGGCAGTAAACTGGAAAGTAACTTTTGCTTTAACAGGGCTACTTGGTCTGATGATCCTTCTATTGGTTAAAATTATTTCAAGATTAATCAAAAAAGAAGGACTCAAGCGCAACCATTTTCAGGAAATTTACTACCGTACAATCAGTGAAACACTAAGCAACCTGAAATTCATTAAGCTCATGGCCGGAGAGGAGACCGCTGTCAAAGCCCTGCACAAATCAGGACAAGGCTACGTCAACGCCATGGTTATGAACAATACCTACAACACAGTGCCCAGGCTTTCGCTTGAAAGTATCGGCTTTTCCCTGCTCATTGCCGCACTTATTTATGCGCTCATGCATGGGCAAAATGTCGCAACTATCATTCCGGTGGTCTCTCTGTTTGCCTTGGCCATGTATCGCATGCTGCCCTCAGTAAACCGCATATTAAGCAGCTACAACAACATGCTCTATTACACCAAGAGCATTGAGCTGCTCCATGACGACCTCAACATAGCCACTCATAAACTGGGTAGTGATCCTCTTGAATTCAATGAACAGATCAATATCCGCAAAATGAGCTTCGGCTATACCGATGATTTGGTGCTTAAAAATATCAACATGAACATCAAAAAAGGTGAAAAAATAGCCCTGATCGGAGAAAGTGGAGCAGGCAAAAGCACGCTTGCAGATATTATAATCGGAATGTACACCTCCTTCTCCGGAAACATAGATGTTGACGACAACGGCCTGACTGAAACAAACATGCTCTCATGGCGCAAAAAAATCGGCTACATCCCGCAATCAATATATCTTTTTGACTCGACCGTTGCTGAAAACGTCACCTTTGGCCGCGACCATAATGAACAACAGATAAAAGAGGCTCTCGACAAGGCCGAGCTGAGCCCTTTCCTTGAACAAAACGAAGGAATTAATACCCCGGTCGGCGAAGACGGGTCACAACTTTCAGGGGGACAGAAGCAGAGGATTGCCATTGCCCGGGCCATATACGGTAACCCGGACCTGCTGGTTCTAGACGAAGCAACATCCGCTCTGGACAGTCAGACGGAAAAACGGATCATGGACCATATTTTCAAAGTCAGCAAAGGCAAAACATTAATTATTATCGCACATCGGCTCTCAACCATTGAGCAGTGCGACAAAGTGTATAAAATTGAAGATAAAGGCATACGCCTTATTGAAGATAAAAACACCCTCAAGGGTTAA
- the pseB gene encoding UDP-N-acetylglucosamine 4,6-dehydratase (inverting), producing the protein MFNDKSILITGGTGSFGHKCVKMILEKYSPKRLIIYSRDEFKQYEMSRKFSDTEFPCMRYFIGDVRDKERLYRAFKGVDYVIHAAAMKQVPASEYNPFEAIKTNVIGAQNLINTAIDVGVKKVIALSTDKAVSPVNLYGATKLCSDKLFVAGNLYAASGDTKFAVVRYGNVVGSRGSVVPLFQKQKETGTLTITDPRMTRFWTTLEDAVQFVLDGFEKMVGGEVFVQKIPSMKITDLAKAMGPDCEQKVIGIRPGEKLHEMMISADDARNTAEFDGYYVIKPDSQFMATHAEMIGGTPVAEGFEYTSDSNVDWVDEEGLIKMVSTLKIDK; encoded by the coding sequence ATGTTTAATGATAAAAGTATTCTGATTACCGGCGGAACAGGCTCTTTCGGGCACAAATGTGTAAAAATGATCCTGGAAAAATACTCTCCCAAAAGATTGATCATATACAGCCGTGACGAATTCAAACAGTATGAAATGTCACGTAAATTCTCCGACACAGAATTTCCCTGCATGCGCTACTTCATCGGTGATGTACGTGACAAGGAAAGACTTTACCGTGCCTTCAAGGGAGTCGATTACGTTATCCATGCAGCAGCCATGAAACAGGTCCCCGCTTCCGAGTACAACCCCTTTGAAGCCATTAAAACCAACGTCATCGGAGCCCAGAATCTTATCAACACCGCTATCGATGTGGGAGTTAAAAAAGTTATCGCGCTCAGCACCGATAAAGCGGTTAGCCCTGTGAACCTATATGGAGCTACCAAACTCTGCTCTGACAAACTTTTTGTTGCCGGCAACCTCTACGCCGCTTCCGGTGATACCAAGTTCGCCGTTGTCCGCTACGGAAACGTGGTAGGCAGCCGCGGCAGTGTTGTACCCCTTTTCCAGAAACAGAAGGAAACCGGAACCCTGACCATAACTGATCCGCGTATGACCAGATTCTGGACCACCCTTGAAGATGCAGTCCAGTTTGTTCTGGACGGGTTTGAAAAAATGGTCGGCGGTGAAGTTTTCGTCCAGAAAATCCCGAGCATGAAAATTACCGATCTAGCAAAAGCCATGGGGCCGGATTGCGAACAAAAGGTCATCGGTATCCGTCCCGGAGAAAAGCTGCATGAAATGATGATTTCCGCTGACGATGCCCGTAATACCGCAGAGTTTGACGGTTACTACGTGATCAAACCTGACTCCCAATTTATGGCTACCCACGCTGAGATGATCGGCGGGACTCCTGTTGCAGAAGGTTTTGAATATACCTCAGACAGCAACGTTGATTGGGTTGACGAAGAAGGTCTCATCAAAATGGTTTCAACCCTGAAAATCGATAAATAG
- the pseC gene encoding UDP-4-amino-4,6-dideoxy-N-acetyl-beta-L-altrosamine transaminase produces MGNTKNIPYGCQSVDEQDLKAVADALTSGWLTTGPKVDEFEEAVARLSGVQYGVAVSSGTAALHAAMFAFNIKEGDEVILPPMTFAATANCVAYMGATPVFADVAPDTLLIDPVEVKKKITSKTKGIITVDYAGHPCDYNALRKIADKHGLFLAADACHSFGGSYSGSPVGSLADITTYSFHPVKHITTAEGGMAVTENPEYRKRMLRFRNHGINADFKERPDWFYEMDDLGFNYRISDIQCALGLSQLKKLPQWLERRRKIAHEYDRAFADVNEIKIIGSKTETKHAYHLYVINLQGEGREKLRRSVFTYLREHGIGAQVHYIPVHLHPYYEKNYKTKSGMCPVTEKAYEGILSLPIFPDMDNAAIERVVKTVKSAIATAKGQQCQK; encoded by the coding sequence GTGGGCAACACCAAAAACATTCCTTACGGCTGCCAATCTGTTGATGAGCAGGATCTTAAGGCTGTTGCTGATGCCCTTACCTCCGGGTGGCTGACGACCGGCCCCAAAGTCGACGAATTCGAAGAGGCTGTTGCCCGGCTTTCAGGAGTTCAATACGGCGTTGCGGTCAGCAGCGGAACTGCTGCGCTGCATGCGGCAATGTTCGCTTTCAACATCAAGGAAGGCGATGAGGTCATATTGCCGCCCATGACCTTTGCCGCCACAGCAAACTGCGTGGCATATATGGGAGCAACTCCGGTCTTTGCCGATGTTGCCCCGGATACCCTGCTCATTGATCCTGTCGAGGTAAAAAAGAAAATCACCTCAAAGACCAAAGGAATCATCACTGTAGATTATGCAGGTCACCCCTGCGACTACAATGCCCTGCGTAAAATCGCAGACAAGCACGGACTATTCCTTGCGGCAGACGCCTGTCACAGTTTCGGTGGGAGCTATAGTGGCTCTCCTGTGGGTTCACTAGCGGATATTACGACCTACAGCTTTCACCCGGTAAAGCATATTACTACCGCTGAAGGCGGTATGGCTGTCACCGAAAATCCGGAATACCGCAAACGTATGCTTCGATTCAGAAACCACGGTATAAATGCCGATTTCAAAGAGCGTCCGGACTGGTTTTATGAAATGGATGATCTCGGTTTCAACTACAGAATCTCGGATATCCAGTGCGCCTTAGGACTTAGTCAGCTAAAGAAATTACCACAGTGGTTGGAGCGCAGGCGCAAAATAGCCCATGAATATGATCGGGCATTCGCTGATGTGAATGAAATAAAAATAATTGGCAGCAAAACTGAGACCAAGCATGCGTATCACCTTTACGTAATAAACTTGCAAGGAGAAGGGCGGGAGAAACTACGTCGCAGCGTATTTACCTACCTCCGGGAACACGGGATTGGTGCACAGGTTCACTACATTCCGGTTCATCTTCACCCTTATTACGAGAAAAACTATAAGACGAAGTCAGGGATGTGTCCCGTAACTGAAAAAGCATACGAAGGAATTCTCTCACTGCCCATATTTCCTGACATGGACAACGCCGCCATCGAACGGGTCGTTAAAACGGTCAAATCAGCCATTGCGACTGCTAAAGGACAACAATGTCAAAAATAG